GAGCGCCCACAACGTGCCGATCGCGACGTCGCCCAGGCCCTCGTGCTGCCAGTTCAGGCTGCCGAAGCCGTAATACACGGCGTGGCTCGCCTGGATCAGCCCGGCGGCGGGCAGGACGATCAGCACGTCGCGCCTGAGGAAGGTCCGCCATCCGCCGCCACGCGACCGGCCGGTGCCGCCGCCGTCTCCGGCGGGCATCAGCAGGCACGCCGCGAGGATCAAGGCGGTGGACGCCACCACCAGGCCAAGGACGGTCTCGCTGCCGAACGCCGCGATCATCGCCCCGGTCAGCAAGGAGGTGGCGACGAAGGCGATCGAGCCCCACAGGCGGACGGGACCGTAGGCGACATGGCCGGCGCCGACATGGCGCATCGCGACCGCGTCGCCCAGAGGCATGATGGCGGACAGGGCAGCGCCGGTCAGCAGGCTGACCGCGAGGATCGCAGGCGCGCCGTCGATGGCGAAGAAGCTCGCCTGGCCCGCCAGGGCGAGCGCGGCCGAGACGATCATGATCCGCCGTCGCCGGCCGCTTCGGTCGGCCGCCCGGGCGATCACGGGCGCCAGCGCCACCCGTGCCGCCATGCCGAGCGCGATCGCCGCGCTGATCGTCCAGGCATCGAGCCCCCGCCCGGCCAGCCAGACCGGCCAGAACGGCAGGAACACCCCGGTCATGCCGAAATAGCCGGCGTAGAACAGGCTGAGACGTAGGCCCAGCCAAGCCGGTCTGGGCAACGCGTCTTGACGGAAAGTCCGGTCGTCCACAGTTTGATCCGAAACCCTTGAGGAGCGTCCCCATGTCGAATGAGCGCCGCGTCGTCGTGCGGTCGTTACGTTTGGC
Above is a genomic segment from Geminicoccaceae bacterium SCSIO 64248 containing:
- a CDS encoding MFS transporter, whose protein sequence is MPRPAWLGLRLSLFYAGYFGMTGVFLPFWPVWLAGRGLDAWTISAAIALGMAARVALAPVIARAADRSGRRRRIMIVSAALALAGQASFFAIDGAPAILAVSLLTGAALSAIMPLGDAVAMRHVGAGHVAYGPVRLWGSIAFVATSLLTGAMIAAFGSETVLGLVVASTALILAACLLMPAGDGGGTGRSRGGGWRTFLRRDVLIVLPAAGLIQASHAVYYGFGSLNWQHEGLGDVAIGTLWALGVVAEIILFALAAGLLRRLAPLRLLHIAALLATLRWLLMAGTSALPLLALGQALHAVSFGVTHLAVLHWLHARIPAHLAGTGQAIYNAFGNGIMLTLATLAAGPLYASLGGYAYGAMAVLSTAGGLLLLGIGHQAREREPATRPAGRATGG